The genomic segment CGGCGCAGGTGAAGACGCTCGACGCGCAGGTCGCTCAGCTCCAGACCGAACTGTCGGCGCTCAAGGCCGATCTCGACCACGCCGCCAAGCAGAGCACAGCGCAGCTCGGCAAGACCGCGGACCGGATCGAGAAGCTTGAGAAGGCACAGGCCGAGCCGGTCGCCAAAATCGCCAAGCTGAGCGAGACGGTCGAGAAGCTGCGCACCGCGCAGGTTCAGCCGCCGGCTGCTCCGGCTCCGGCGAATGTCGCGGCGGTCCCCGCCAAGGACGTCACCGGCTCGATCACGCCGAAGGCCGAAGCTGCGAAGCCGGGCCGCTTGCCGACGGTCGAAGGCTGGGTGCTGCGCGATGTGTATGACGGCGGCGCGGTGGTCGAAGGCCGCTCCGGCACGTACGAAGTCTATGCCGGTGACCCGATCCCGGGTGTCGGCCGCGTCGATGCGATCCGCCGCCAGGACGGCCGCTGGGTCGTGGTGACCAGCCGCGGTCTGATCGTCGCCCGCTGATCGCGCAGCCTCATTCTTGAAACTTTAACGGCGCCGGCTGTGAGACAGCCGGCGCCGTTTTGATTTGGCTTTGCCGCGGAGCCTTGCAGAGTTGTTCAGGCACCCGCCGGACGATAGCAATTAGTTGTCGCCGGCGCGCGATTTCGAACGGCGCGTCAGCGCTCGACGAATGCCTTCTCGACCACGAAATGGCCTGGCTCGCTGTGGTTGCCTTCGCGGAAGCCGCGTTCGCTCAGCATCGCCGGCAGTTCGGCGAGCATCGCCGGGTTGCCACACAGCATCACCCGGTCAGACTCGCGATCGAGACCGGACTGGCCGAGATCGCTGAACAACTGGCCCGACGCGATCAGATCGGTGACGCGGCCGCGGTTGCGGAACGGCTCGCGGGTCACGGTCGGGTAGTAATGCAGCTTGTCGCGGATCAGATCACCGAGGAACTCGTGGTCGCGCAGGCGCTCGACCAGTTGCTCGCCATAGGCCAGTTCGGGAATCTGACGGCAGCCGTGGACCAGCACGATGGATTCGTAGTTGTCGTAGATTTCCGGGTCCTTGATCAGGCTCGCGAACGGGGCCAGCCCGGTGCCGGTCGACAGCAGCAGCAGCCGCTTGCCGGGGATCAGATTGCCCGCGATCAGCGTTCCGGTCGCCTTGCGCCCGACCAGGATCTGATCGCCTTCCTTGATCTGCTGCAGCCGCGAGGTCAGCGGACCGTTCGGCACCTTGATGCTGAAAAACTCCAGCTCTTCCTCGTGATTGGCGCTCGCCATGCTGTAGGCGCGCATCAACGGCCGGCCGTCGACTTCCAGGCCGATCATCGCGAACTGGCCGCTCTGGAACCGGAATCCAGGGTCGCGCGTTGCGGTGAAACTGAAAAGCGAGTCGGTCCAATGCCGGACCGACAACACCGTTTCGGTTTGGAATGCACTCATCGTCTTCTCCTCACCCGCAGGTCATCTCCTGCGTCCGATGAGACGATGTCGCGGATATCGACCCCTTTTCGCAATTGCGAAATCGCACTCGCCGCCAATTAGTAGCAAAATTTCATGCAGGGCGCTGACAAGAGGTGCGATGCGCTGTTTTCTCGCAAATCCGAGCAATTTGTTTTCGCACCCGAGATGGCCTCGCACCTGGCCTCAGGCCCCTTGCGACAGGAGCAAACCTCGTGGGGGCAGTGCACGCATTCGGCGAAGTCGAGGCCGACCTCGCGTACTTGACGTTGCAGCTCGCGGAGGGGCGCGTCGCCTCTTAACCGACGGCACCCGATGCACGTAGCGCCTTGATGGCGGCGTCGTCATAGCCCGCGCTGCGCAGCACTTCGTCGCTGTGCTCGCCGACGCCCGGCGGCTTGCGCGGCCGGGTCTTGGTGCTGCCTTCGATCCAGATCGGGCTGTTGATCGTCAGCGTGGTGTCGTTCTCGAACGGCACCAGCACTTCGTTTTCGATCAGCTGCTTGTCGGTGGTGATGTCGTCGAGAATGCCGACGACGCCGAACACCAGCCCGGTGCCGTCGAGCGCCTTGCGCCACTCGGCGAGATCGCGGGTGGCGAAGATCTCGTCGAAGATGCCGATCAGTTCGATCGAGCGTGCATGGCGGTCCGCCTTGGTGGCGAAGCGCGGATCGTCGGTGAGATCCTCGCGGCCGAGACACTTCGTCAGCGTCGGCCACTGCTTCTCTTCGTTGAGCAGCGACAGGATCAGCCAGCGGCCGTCGCGGCAGCGATAGTGATTGGCCACCGCGTTGAGCGCGCGCTCGCGCGGCCGCCGCGGCTGGAACTCGGCGCCGACCAGCTTGGCCTGGGCCAGCACGCTGGTCGACCACAGCCCGTTGGCCATCAGGTTCGACTTCACCTCGCTGCCTTTGCCGGTGCGCTCGCGCTTGTACAGCGCGGTGACGATCGCGCCGAACAGCGACATCGCGCAGGGATGGTCGCCCATGCCGGCGACCGATCGCGCCGGCGTCGAGTCCTCGTCGGCGCGCACCAAGTCCATCATGCCTGAGCGTGCCCACCAGGCGTTGCTGTCGAAGCCGGGCTTGTTGGCTTCCTCGCCGCGCTCGCCATAGCCGGTGAAGCTCGCATAGATCAGCCGCTCGTTCAGCGGCGCGAGGTCGGCGTAAGCGACGCCGAGCCGCGCCCGCACCGGCGGCGGGAAGTTGGTGATGAACACGTCGGCTTCGGCAACCAGCTTGCGCAGCACCTCCTTGCCCTCGGGCTTGGCGAGATCGAGCGCGAGGCTGCGCTTGTTGCGGGCCTCCAGCATCCACGCGTAGTTGTGGTCGCTGATCGGATAGCCCGGCAGGTTCGGCAGGTTGCGATAGGGATCACCCGCACCCGGCGGCTCGATCTTGATGACGTCGGCACCGAAATCCGACAGCACGGTGGCGGCCGCCGGTGCAGCAATGAAACTCGCGCAATCGAGCACCTTGAGGCCGCTGAAGATGCCGTTCTCGTCCATGCGCGTGCGCTCCCTTGCGTCTTGTTTTTTCGTTGTCCGGAAATTCGCGCAGGCACGCGTCGATCCGGTTTCTGCCGCATATGAACCGGGTTATCAGCACGATGCAATATTGGAACCTGCATGGACGTCTTCCGGCGACGCGCAGGCTTTGAAAGTGTCGGTCGTTATTCGCTGCCTGTCAGCAGAGCGGCATTGCCGCCGGCGGCCGCAGTGTTGATCGACACCGTCTGTTCCAGTGCGAACCGCGGCAGATAATGCGGGCCGCCGGCTTTGGGGCCGGTGCCCGACAGGCCGGAGCCACCGAACGGCTGGACGCCGACCACGGCGCCGATGATGTTGCGATTCACATAGACATTGCCGGTGGGAAGCCGCGCGATCACTCGCGCGATCGTGTCGTCGATCCGCGACTGCACGCCGAGCGTGAGTGCGTAGCCGGTCGTGGCGATGTCATTGAGGAGATCGTCGAACTGCGCCGCCTTGTAGCGCACCACGTGCAGGATCGGGCCGAACACTTCCTCGGTGAGCTCTGAGGCACGGTTGAGTTCAAAGATGTGCGGCGCCACAAAGTTGCCGCTCGCGGGCGCGGTGCCGGCGAAGTGAAGCTGCGCCTCGCGCTTCATCGCGGCGATATGCGTATCGAGCCTGGTCTTCGCCTCGGCGTCGATCACCGGTCCGACATGCGTCGCCGGATCGCGCGGATCGCCTATTGTTAGCTCGCGCGCCGCGCCGGCGATCATCGCGATCACTCGGTCGGCAACGTCGTCCTGCACGCACAAGAGTCGCAGCGCCGAACAGCGCTGACCAGCGGAGCGGAATGCAGAGGCAATGACGTCGTCGGCGACCTGCTCGGGCAGCGCGGTGGCGTCGACGATCATCGCGTTGATGCCGCCGGTCTCGGCGATCAGCGGCACGATCGGACCGTCCTTCGCGGCGAGCGTCCGGTTGATCGCGCGCGCGACCTCAGTCGATCCGGTGAATACGACGCCGGCGATGTCGCGCTGTTCGACCAGTGCCGCGCCGATGCGGCCGTCGCCTTGCACCAGATGCAGCGCAGCCGGCGGTACGCCGGCTTCGTGCAACAGGCGCACCGCGACCTCGGCAATCACCGGCGTCTGCTCGGCCGGCTTTGCGACCACCGCGTTGCCGGCCATCAGCGCCGCCGTGATCTGGCCGATGAAGATCGCGAGCGGGAAGTTCCACGGGCTGATCGCGACGAAAATGCCGCGGCCGCGCAAGGTCAGCGTGTTGCGCTCGCCGGTCGGTCCAGGGAGGGCCTGCGGCTCGCCGAACAGCCGGCGGCCCTCGCTGGCGTAGTAGCGGCAGTAGTCGACTGCTTCGCGCACTTCCGCCACGCAATCGTCGAGCGTCTTGCCGCCTTCGTCCTGCAGGAGCGCGATCAGCTCGCCACGGTGTTGCTCCAGCAGATCGCCGGTGCGCTGCAGGATCGCGGCGCGATGATCGCCGGAGGTTCGGCTCCATCGCTCGAAGCCTTTGCGTGCGGCAGTGACCGTGGCCGCGGCTTGTTCCGGCGTGGTGGACGCGACCGTCGGCAGCGGCCGGCGTGCGCTTTCGATGTCGCCGAGCAGTGCGGCGAGCGCGCTGCGGTCGCCGAATTCGATGCCACGCGAATTGATCCGCTGCGGCTGGTACAGATCGCGCGGCAACGGGATCGCCGAGTTGCGCGCGTTCTCGGGATGGCCGATCAGTGTGGCAGGTCGCGTCAGTAGTTCGGCGATCGGCACGCTGTCGTCGCCGGCTTGGGCCACGAAGGATGAATTGGCGCCGTTCTCCAAGAGGCGCCGTACCAGATAGGCCAGCAGGTCGCGATGCCCGCCGACCGGCGCGTAGATCCGGCACACCGCCTGCGGATGGTCGGCGAGCAGCCGGGCATACAGTGCCTCGCCCATGCCGTGCAGCCGCTGGAATTCGTAGCCGTCGCAATCACCAGCCTCGGCCAGGATGGTGGCGACCGTGAGCGCATTGTGACTGGCGAATTGGGGGAACAGACGCGGGCGCAGCGCCAGCAGCTTGCGCGCGCAGTGCAGATAGTTGAGATCGGTCATCGCCTTCCTGGTGAACACCGGATAGTCGGCAAGCCCGCGCTCCTGAGCCCGCTTGATTTCGGTGTCCCAATAGGCGCCCTTCACCAGCCGCAGCATCATGCGGCGGTCGAGCGCGCGCGCGAGCTTGGCGACGTGGTCGATCACCGTGGCGGCACGCTTCTGATACGCCTGCACCGCGAGACCGTAACCGTCCCAGCCTTTGAGCGATGGATCGGCAAAGCAGGCGGCGAACACCTCGAGCGACAGCTCGAGCCGGTCGGCTTCTTCGGCATCGACTGTGAAGGCGAGGTCGTGGCTCTTGGCGAGCTGCGCCAGTTTGAGCAGCCGCGGCGTCAGTTCCCGCATCACGCGGTCGCGGCTGATCGCCTCGAACCGTGGATGCAGCGCCGACAGCTTCACCGAGATGCCAGGCCTCGCCGGCAGCGCCGCGTTGCCGGCGCGGCGGCCGATCGCGATGATCGCATCGGCGTAGGATTGATAATAGCGTTCGGCATCCGCCGCCGTGCGGGCGCCTTCGCCGAGCATGTCGTAAGAATAGCGAGAGCCCTCACGCACATACGGCTGTGCGCGGGCGAGCGCCGCCTCGATCGTTTCGCCGAGCACGAAGTGACTGCCGATCAGCCGCATCGCCTGACGTGTCGCGGCGCGCACCGCGGGCGTGCCGATCCGCCGGGTTAAGGCCGCGAGCGTGCCTTGCGGTGTCTCGCCGGCAAGGACGAGACGTGCCGATAGTCCGAGGGCCCAGGCCGAGGCGTTCACCAGCACGGCATCGGACTTGATACGGTGATGCGCGAAGTCGCCCTGGCCGAGCTTGTCCTCGATGAAGGCGTCCGCAGTCGCAGCATCCGGAACCCGCAGCAGCGCCTCGGCCAGCACCATCAGGGCCAGGCCTTCTTTGGTCGACAGCGCGAACTCGCGCAGCATGGCTTCGACGCCGCCCAGGCCGTGTTCGGAACCGCGGATCGCGCTGATCAGGTCGGTCGCGATGGCGTCGATCTGGGCTTCACGGTCGGGCGGCAGCGTGGCGGTCGTCAGCAACTCCGCAGCCAGCGCAGCATCATCCGGCGCGTAAGCCGCGGTGAATTCGGCAAGCGGCGGGTCTGACGGCATGGCGGTCGGCTCCCGAGGCCAGATAGCTGTGGACGGCACGCATCAGTGCAGCCAGCAAATGCAATGCCATCCAGGCTGCCATATTGGCACGGCCGGGGCCTGACGCTAGCTTCGCCTCCACCACAGGGAAGGCTGGGAGCGGGGATGAGGGTGACGCGCGGCAAGTCCAACGCACGATGGTTCGGTGCGCTCGCGGCCGTGGCGCTCGCCGCCACCTGGTTCGGTGTGCCGGCTGGTGCGGCCGAACTCAGCTCGCAGGTCTCGTATCTGTATAGTTCTGTGTCGATCTTCCCGCCGAGCGCCAAGGGCATGACGGTATGCTACGGCTTCGTCTGCCGCCGCCGCTATGAGCTGGCCTTTTCGACCGGTGATCGCGCGGCGCTGTCGCGGATCATGGCGTCCGGCAAGGCGTCGGCTGCTGCGGAACGCGCGGCGGTGCAGAAGGCGGTGGTGTGGCTCGACCGGCGGCTCGGCCCGGTGCTCGGTACCGACAAGCGGATCGCGCGCGCGGATTTTCGTTACTTCGACGACAAGCATAATTTCGATTGCTGGGACACCACCCGCAACACCACCAGCCTGCTGCTGGTGATGCAGGAATGGGGCTTGTTCAAGTATCACAGCGTCGGCGATCCCAAGTATCGCGGCAACGTCCTGGTGCTGCAGACGCCGCACAACACCGCGGTGCTGACCGAGCGTGCCGCCGGCACGCAATGGGTGGTCGATATGTGGACCCGCGCCTATGCGCAGACGCCGGAAGTGATGCCGGTCGATCAGTGGGTCAAGCTCGACTGAGATAGTCGGTCGTGCGTGCGCCGTTCAGGCCAGTACCAGGTCTTCGTTCAGCACGGCGACGAGATCGCCGGCGCGTTCGACGACGCAGACCAGCATCGGTTCGGTGCGGCCGCGGATTTCCAGCTCGAGCGTCGGCAGCGCCTGTTCGGACAGGCCCGCGGTGGCGCGGAGTTCGTCCGACAGCAGCGTCTCGCAGCCGAGCGACTTGGTCATGTCCTGCAGCCGCGATGCGACGTTGACGGAGTCGCCGAGCGCGGTGAACACCATGTGGTCGCGATAGCCGATCTCGCCGACCACCACTTCGCCGCTGTGGATGCCGATGCCGAAGCGGATCGGCTCGGGCAGGTCGTGGCCGAGAAAATTGTTGAGTTCATCGATCGCCGCGCCGATGGCCGCGGCAGCGCGAACGGCGTTGCGGCAGGCCTCGCGCGGTGTTTCGGCAAGCCCGAACAGCGCCAGCATGCCGTCGCCGACGAACTGATTGGGCTGGCCGCCGCAGGCGATCACGCTGCGCGACACCGCGCCGAGAAAGCGGTTGACGATGAACACGGTGTCGAACGGCAACCGGCTTTCGGCGAGCTTGGTCGAACCGCGCATGTCGACGAACATGCTGACCAGATAGCGCTCCTCGCCGATCCGCGCCGCGCGCGCCGCCTTGCGCGCGGCGGCGACGTTGCGCGGGGGAAATACCGGCAGGAAGGTCAGATCCTGCGTCGGCTTGAGCTGGCAGGCGAGGCGGATCGACGGATCGTCGCCGGTGCCGATCGAGGCGAGTACGAAGGCTTCGCGCGGCGACGGCGGCGGCAACATGGCGGGATCGCCCAAGACGCGGATCCGGCAGGTCGAACAGCGAGCCCGGCCGCCGCAGGCGGAGGCATGCGGGATGTTGTGGCGCTGGGTCGCCTCCAGCACGGTGAGGCCCTTCGGCACCCTTATGCTGCGCTCGCCGTCATAGGTCAGCCGGACCATGCCGCCGCGCCGTTCGATGATCGCGCGTACCGCGCGGGCGATCAGCGCCAGGGCGATCAGGCCGAGATAGAAAATCAGGAAGCCGTTGCCGATCGCTTCGAGCGTCTGCTGCTGCTCCGGCGTGCCGAGATTGGCCGGCGCGAGATTATTGGCCTGCCACTGCGGGGAAGCTGCCTCGCGCGCCACCGTGCGGCCGCCCTGATAGAAGCCGAGCAGTGCCAGCGTCGGGATCAGCACCGCGGCGGCGAGCAGCCACGGCATCGCGCGGCGGAACGCCGGCTTGATCCGCAGCCAGACGTAGAGACCGATGCAGCCGTGGGTCCAGGCGATCAGCATCACCGCCACCATCAGCCAGGCCCGATAGGACGGCGAAGCGACGAAGTAATTGTACAGCACCTGCGGATACAGCCGGTCCTGGTCGTACAGCACGTTGCCGAGCCGCATCACGATGACATGGCTGTAGATCATCAGCGGCACCGACAGCCCGAGCACGAGCTGCAGCGGCTCCAGCGTCTTCCAGCGGAACTGGCGGCGCTGATACAGTGCCCACAGTCCGAGCCCGGCATGCACCGTCACCGAGCCGTAGAACAGGATCGCGACCGGCAGGAACTGCCAGATCTCCAGGTGCCACAGCACGCCGGCATGCAGCGCCTCGGGCGAGATGTTGCCGAGCGCATGGTTCAGGAAGTGGCTGAGCAGGTAGGTGAACAGCACCAGCCCGCAGAACATCCGGACCTGCCGCAGCCCGATGCCGCCGAGCCAAGCGGGCTTTTTCCCGCGGGCAGAAGCGTTCTGTTTTTTGTTCGGCTTCGCTCGCGTCGCCATCAATGACCGCATACCTCGATCGCATCATTCCGGGATGCGCTGGGTGAGCAGCGCAGGCCCGGAATCCATCATCCCTGTCAGTGTTTTGGATTCCGGGCTCGGTCACGTCGTTCGCGCCCCGGAATGACGGTCGTTGTGTCAGCAGGCGCTGGTCAGCACAAGAAACTTCGTCGGGACAGCTTGGACGCAGGGTCAACGGGCCCTTACTCGTCCTTCTCCCGCTTCTTCATCAGGTCCTTGACGAGGTCGCCGAGCTGCGGACGGGGCAGGGCATCGAACGGCAGTGGTCGGGTGAGGTCCATCGCGGCGAGGCCGAGCCGCGCGGTGAGCATGCCGTTGACCACGCCCTCGCCGAGCTTGGCCGACAGCCGCGAGGCGAGGCCATGGCCGAGCACCGATTGCATCACGCTGTCGCTCAACGCGATGCCGCCGGTGATGGCAAGGTGCGACACCGTTTGGCGCATCAGCTTGAACATGCCGAGCGCGCCGGGGCGGCCGCCATACAGCCGCGCGAGCTGGCCGATCAACCGGGTTGCGGCGATCGCCACGAACAGCACGTCGATCAGCGCCTTCGGGCTGATCGCGGTCACCAGCGACACCCGCTGCGCGGCCTTCGAGATCAGCACCTTCGCTTCCAGATCCAGCTGCGCCATCAGTTCACGCTCGGCGAGGCGGATCAGGTCGGCGCCGTCGATGATGTCGTCGATGTGCTTCTGCAGCGTGGCGCGGCCATGTGCGAGCTGCGGGTTGGGGTGTTCGAACTTCAGCAGTTCGCGGATGATGGCGCGGGCTTCGGCGCTGTTGTCGGTTTCCAGCACCCGCGCGGCGCGGGCGTGGAGCTGTTCGATCCGTGCCAGCCGGATCAGCCCGAACGCCTCGCGGCCGATGATGATCGCCAGCGAGCCGCCGGCGAGCAGCGCCAGCACCATGCCGATGGTGCCGAGCGTCTGGCTCTGCGCGAACAGATCCTCGACCAGCTTGCTGATCCACAGCCAGAACGCCAGCGACACCAGACCGGTCGCGGCGCTCCAGAACACGGTGCCCCAGCGGAAGCCCTTCTTCGGGTTGATGACGCTCTTCGGCGCTTTCGGCGCCGAGATCGGCGGCTCGGCTTCGCGGGCGAGTTCGACCCGGGCGCGCGGCGGCGGGGGTGGCGGTGCGGCACCGGCCGCAGACGCGGCAGGCCTGGCGTCCGCTTTCGCGGACGGCTTGGCCGTATAGCTGCCGCCGCCGTCGTCGGAATCGATCAGCACCACGCTCGGGTCGCTGAGCTTGAAGGTCGCCGGCCGGCGAGGAGGAACCCGCTCGGTCATTGCAGTCGGTCTCCGATCAGGAACTGAAGCGCCCGGTCGAGGCGGATGTGAGGCAGCGCCGGACCGTCGGGGTCATGGCTGTCGAGCCGCGGCGGGCGGAAGCGCAGGAAGCGGAAGTCGGCCTCCTGGTGCGAGCCGGCGGCGAGCCCGCGGAAGGTGTCCTCGCCGCGGAACAGGCCCTGCAGATTGGTCGGCAGGTCGCCCGGGAAGGTGGCGACTTCGGTTTCGCCGTCAAACACCTCGCCTTCGGCCATTTCGCCGGCGATCGGCGTGCCGACGATCGAGGGCAGCCGGTCGCGGCCGCGTTGCACCTGGGCCTCCCGGGTGGCGCGGACGGCGGCCATCGCCACCACGTCGACCTTGGCGCCGGCGAATTCCGCGCGCTTCATCGCCTGCTCGACCAGCTTGCGCAGGATCGCCTCGAGCCGGTCGTGGCTGGAATGGTGCAGATGGTCGGCCTTGGTGGCGGCGAACAGGATGCGGTCGATCCGCGGCCGGAACACCGAACTGAGCAGCGTCGAGCGACCGACCCGGAAACACTCCAGGATCCCGGCCAGCGCAGCTTCGAGATCCTGCAGCGCCTCGGGACCGGCGTTGAACGCCGACAGCGCGTCTGCCAGCACGATCTGGCGGTCGAGACGGGCGAAGTGATCGCGGAAGAACGGCCGCACCACGGCGTCCTTGTAGGCTTCGAACCGCCGCCGCATCATCGCCCACAGCGAGCCATCCGGCGCGATGCCGCCGTCCGGCACGTCCAGCGGCGCGAAGGTCAGTGCCGGCGAGCCGGCAAGATTGCCGGGCATCAGGAAGCGGCCCGGCGGCAGCAGGCTCATCGCGAACTGCTCATCGCGGCAGGCACGCAAGTAAGCGGTGAACAGTCGCGCCGCTTTGAGGGTTTCCTGCTCGTTCTCACGGCCCTTGGGATCGAGCGTGGCGAGATGGGCGTGCCACTCCCGCGCCACCCTGGCCCGCGGGTCCTGCCGCGACAGCGCGAGACTCTCGGCCGCCCAGCGCTCGTAGCTCTTGCCGAGCAACGGCAGGTCGAGCAGCCATTCGCCCGGGTAGTCGACGATGTCGAGCGTCAGCGTGGTCTCAGAGCCGTTCTTGCGCTGATAGTCGATCACCAGCCGCAACTCGCTGATGTCGACCGTCGAACTCGGCCATTGCCGCTGTTCGATCAGCGTGGCGAGGAAGTTCTCATAGGCGAAGCGCGGCACCGCATCGTCGGGCTGCGGCGCCAGCCGCGCCGTCGCGATCCGCCCGGTCGACATCGATTCAAAGATCGGAAACCGGCCGCCCCGACACAACCCGTGGACGAGGGCGGTGATGAACACCGTCTTTCCGGCGCGCGACAGACCGGTGACGCCGAGCCGGATGGTGGGGTTGAACAGGTTCTCGCTGTAGTCCTTGAGCGCCCGCGCCGACAGCCACGCATCTTCGAGCAGATTGGAAAAATTGAAGGCCATGCGCGCCAAGGTTCAATCGTCAGAGTTGCCGGCGAAACTAGCCGGAAACCGCCGATTCGTGCGACAATCCGACCTGTACGGCCGGTCTTGGCTTTGCCGCCTTTCCGGCGGAAAATTCGCGCTCGATCGGACGGTGGCGGTGGCCGAGCGTGCCGCCGCGTGTGTATCGCACCGCCGCCGGTCGTCATGAATGCGCCAGATCAATTCGGATAAGGTGTTCGAGAACAGGGTGTTCGCTGCAGAATGACGATCTTCCGCCTCAAGCAAATCGTGTCGCATGCCAGGATCGACGCCAAAGGCGCGGTTCACTGGAACTACGATCGCGCCGAGCTGATCGCCGATGGCGTCGTGCATGTGCTGGGCCTCGTCGCCGGGTTGATCGCCGCCACTGCGCTGGTCACGCTGACCGGCGTGTTCGCATCCACGCCGACGATCGTCTCGGTATCGGTGTATGTTGCAGGGCTGCTGGCGATGCTCGGCCTGTCGGCCGCGTACAATCTCTGGCCGGTGTCGCCGCGCAAATGGCTGCTGCGGCGGTTCGACCATTCGGCGATCTACATTCTGATCGCCGCAACGTACACACCGATCATCAGCCAGATCAAGGATCAGGTGTTCGGTCTGGCGCTGCTCGCCGGCGTCTGGGGCGTCGCGGTGGTGGGCATCGTGCTCAAGCTGTTCAAGCCCGGCAAATTCGACAAGCTGTCGGTCGGGCTTTACCTCGCGCTCGGCTGGAGCGGCATCATCGCCTACGATCAGGTGGTCGAGACGCTGCCGACCACGGCGATGTGGTTCCTGGCGATCGGCGGCCTGCTGTACACGCTCGGCGTGATCTTCCACGCTTGGCGGCGGCTGCGGTTCCAGAACGCGATCTGGCACGCCTTCGTGCTGGTCGCGGCCGGCTGCCACTACGTCGCGGTGATGGACCTGGTGCTGGCGTAGCGGGCGCCGGATCTTTCCGATATGAACGCCCCCGCCAACAACAAGCGGGGGAAACAACCATGCAGATCGCGGGCAAAGTCGTCGTCGTCACCGGCGGCGGCAACGGAATCGGGCAGGCGCTGTGCGAAGCCTTTCACAAGGCCGGCGCCGCCAAGGTCGTGGTCGCTGACCTCGATCAGGCCCGCGCCGAAGCGGTCGCCGCGTCGATCGGCGGCGCGGCTTTCAAGTGCGACGTGGCCAGCGAGGCCGACATCAAGCACGTGATCGAGGAGACCGAGCGCCAGTTCGGGCCGATCGATCTGTTCTGCTCCAACGCCGGGATCGGCGGCGGCTTCGATCCGATGGCGGAGAACGCCGGCGGCGCCTCCGACGAGCCGTTCATGAAGAGCTGGATGATCCACGTGATGGCGCATGTCTACGCCGCGCGGCATCTGGTGCCGCGCTA from the Rhodopseudomonas palustris genome contains:
- a CDS encoding CaiB/BaiF CoA transferase family protein → MDENGIFSGLKVLDCASFIAAPAAATVLSDFGADVIKIEPPGAGDPYRNLPNLPGYPISDHNYAWMLEARNKRSLALDLAKPEGKEVLRKLVAEADVFITNFPPPVRARLGVAYADLAPLNERLIYASFTGYGERGEEANKPGFDSNAWWARSGMMDLVRADEDSTPARSVAGMGDHPCAMSLFGAIVTALYKRERTGKGSEVKSNLMANGLWSTSVLAQAKLVGAEFQPRRPRERALNAVANHYRCRDGRWLILSLLNEEKQWPTLTKCLGREDLTDDPRFATKADRHARSIELIGIFDEIFATRDLAEWRKALDGTGLVFGVVGILDDITTDKQLIENEVLVPFENDTTLTINSPIWIEGSTKTRPRKPPGVGEHSDEVLRSAGYDDAAIKALRASGAVG
- a CDS encoding adenylate/guanylate cyclase domain-containing protein — encoded protein: MATRAKPNKKQNASARGKKPAWLGGIGLRQVRMFCGLVLFTYLLSHFLNHALGNISPEALHAGVLWHLEIWQFLPVAILFYGSVTVHAGLGLWALYQRRQFRWKTLEPLQLVLGLSVPLMIYSHVIVMRLGNVLYDQDRLYPQVLYNYFVASPSYRAWLMVAVMLIAWTHGCIGLYVWLRIKPAFRRAMPWLLAAAVLIPTLALLGFYQGGRTVAREAASPQWQANNLAPANLGTPEQQQTLEAIGNGFLIFYLGLIALALIARAVRAIIERRGGMVRLTYDGERSIRVPKGLTVLEATQRHNIPHASACGGRARCSTCRIRVLGDPAMLPPPSPREAFVLASIGTGDDPSIRLACQLKPTQDLTFLPVFPPRNVAAARKAARAARIGEERYLVSMFVDMRGSTKLAESRLPFDTVFIVNRFLGAVSRSVIACGGQPNQFVGDGMLALFGLAETPREACRNAVRAAAAIGAAIDELNNFLGHDLPEPIRFGIGIHSGEVVVGEIGYRDHMVFTALGDSVNVASRLQDMTKSLGCETLLSDELRATAGLSEQALPTLELEIRGRTEPMLVCVVERAGDLVAVLNEDLVLA
- the putA gene encoding bifunctional proline dehydrogenase/L-glutamate gamma-semialdehyde dehydrogenase PutA; translation: MPSDPPLAEFTAAYAPDDAALAAELLTTATLPPDREAQIDAIATDLISAIRGSEHGLGGVEAMLREFALSTKEGLALMVLAEALLRVPDAATADAFIEDKLGQGDFAHHRIKSDAVLVNASAWALGLSARLVLAGETPQGTLAALTRRIGTPAVRAATRQAMRLIGSHFVLGETIEAALARAQPYVREGSRYSYDMLGEGARTAADAERYYQSYADAIIAIGRRAGNAALPARPGISVKLSALHPRFEAISRDRVMRELTPRLLKLAQLAKSHDLAFTVDAEEADRLELSLEVFAACFADPSLKGWDGYGLAVQAYQKRAATVIDHVAKLARALDRRMMLRLVKGAYWDTEIKRAQERGLADYPVFTRKAMTDLNYLHCARKLLALRPRLFPQFASHNALTVATILAEAGDCDGYEFQRLHGMGEALYARLLADHPQAVCRIYAPVGGHRDLLAYLVRRLLENGANSSFVAQAGDDSVPIAELLTRPATLIGHPENARNSAIPLPRDLYQPQRINSRGIEFGDRSALAALLGDIESARRPLPTVASTTPEQAAATVTAARKGFERWSRTSGDHRAAILQRTGDLLEQHRGELIALLQDEGGKTLDDCVAEVREAVDYCRYYASEGRRLFGEPQALPGPTGERNTLTLRGRGIFVAISPWNFPLAIFIGQITAALMAGNAVVAKPAEQTPVIAEVAVRLLHEAGVPPAALHLVQGDGRIGAALVEQRDIAGVVFTGSTEVARAINRTLAAKDGPIVPLIAETGGINAMIVDATALPEQVADDVIASAFRSAGQRCSALRLLCVQDDVADRVIAMIAGAARELTIGDPRDPATHVGPVIDAEAKTRLDTHIAAMKREAQLHFAGTAPASGNFVAPHIFELNRASELTEEVFGPILHVVRYKAAQFDDLLNDIATTGYALTLGVQSRIDDTIARVIARLPTGNVYVNRNIIGAVVGVQPFGGSGLSGTGPKAGGPHYLPRFALEQTVSINTAAAGGNAALLTGSE
- a CDS encoding YcjF family protein translates to MTERVPPRRPATFKLSDPSVVLIDSDDGGGSYTAKPSAKADARPAASAAGAAPPPPPPRARVELAREAEPPISAPKAPKSVINPKKGFRWGTVFWSAATGLVSLAFWLWISKLVEDLFAQSQTLGTIGMVLALLAGGSLAIIIGREAFGLIRLARIEQLHARAARVLETDNSAEARAIIRELLKFEHPNPQLAHGRATLQKHIDDIIDGADLIRLAERELMAQLDLEAKVLISKAAQRVSLVTAISPKALIDVLFVAIAATRLIGQLARLYGGRPGALGMFKLMRQTVSHLAITGGIALSDSVMQSVLGHGLASRLSAKLGEGVVNGMLTARLGLAAMDLTRPLPFDALPRPQLGDLVKDLMKKREKDE
- a CDS encoding ferredoxin--NADP reductase, whose product is MSAFQTETVLSVRHWTDSLFSFTATRDPGFRFQSGQFAMIGLEVDGRPLMRAYSMASANHEEELEFFSIKVPNGPLTSRLQQIKEGDQILVGRKATGTLIAGNLIPGKRLLLLSTGTGLAPFASLIKDPEIYDNYESIVLVHGCRQIPELAYGEQLVERLRDHEFLGDLIRDKLHYYPTVTREPFRNRGRVTDLIASGQLFSDLGQSGLDRESDRVMLCGNPAMLAELPAMLSERGFREGNHSEPGHFVVEKAFVER